A genomic stretch from Arachis stenosperma cultivar V10309 chromosome 3, arast.V10309.gnm1.PFL2, whole genome shotgun sequence includes:
- the LOC130970778 gene encoding L-ascorbate oxidase homolog: MDRVIIYLLLACLFSWTISVVRSEDPYWYFTWKVTYGIASPLGVPQQVILINDQFPGPNINSTSNNNIVVNVFNNLDEPLLFHWSGVQQRKNSWQDGLPGTNCPIQPGANFTYKFQVKDQIGSYFYYPSLGLHRAAGGFGGLRINSRLLIPVPYPDPEDDYTVLIGDWFTKSHATLKKFLDGGRSLGRPEGVLINGQNAKGDGSDKPLFEMKEGKTYKYRVCNVGLKDTLNFRIQDHPMLLVEMEGSHTVQNIYDSLDVHVGMCFSVLVTADKKPRDYYMVASTRFSKTLITGKGIIRYSNGKGPASPEIPAAPIGWAWSLNQFKSFRWNLTASAARPNPQGSYHYGQINITRTIKLVNSVSRSSGKLLYGLNGVSHVDPETPIKLAEYFEIPDKVFKYNVISDNPSSVATTLTVQPNVLNITYRTFVEIVFENHEKSIQSYHLCGYSFFFVAIEPGLWTPEKRKSYNMLDTVSRNTVQVFPKSWAAILLTFDNAGVWNLRSEIAENRYLGQQLYISVLSPERSIRDEFNIPNNCLLCGAVKDLPKPPPYA, translated from the exons ATGGATAGGGTAATAATATATTTGTTATTGGCATGTCTGTTTTCATGGACAATCTCGGTAGTACGAAGTGAAGATCCATATTGGTACTTTACATGGAAGGTTACTTATGGAATTGCTTCCCCATTAGGTGTTCCACAACAAGTGATTCTCATCAATGACCAATTTCCAGGACCAAATATCAATTCCACCAGCAACAATAACATTGTTGTTAATGTTTTCAACAATCTTGATGAGCCCTTGCTTTTTCATTG GTCCGGGGTGCAACAAAGAAAGAATTCATGGCAAGACGGTCTTCCAGGGACGAATTGCCCAATCCAACCAGGTGCCAACTTCACATACAAGTTTCAGGTGAAGGATCAGATTGGAAGCTACTTCTACTACCCCAGCCTCGGCCTCCACAGGGCAGCCGGGGGATTCGGCGGCCTCCGCATAAACAGCCGCCTACTCATCCCCGTCCCGTACCCAGATCCGGAGGACGACTACACTGTCCTCATTGGCGACTGGTTCACAAAGAGCCACGCAACCCTCAAGAAATTTCTAGATGGCGGCCGCTCCCTGGGGCGGCCGGAAGGGGTGCTCATCAACGGCCAGAACGCCAAAGGCGACGGCTCCGACAAGCCCCTCTTCGAAATGAAAGAAGGGAAGACTTACAAGTACAGAGTCTGCAACGTTGGCCTCAAGGACACCCTCAATTTCAGGATCCAAGACCACCCTATGCTGCTCGTCGAGATGGAAGGCTCTCACACCGTTCAGAACATATACGATTCACTCGACGTCCACGTCGGAATGTGCTTCAGTGTTCTCGTAACTGCCGACAAGAAACCCAGGGATTATTACATGGTTGCTTCAACTAGGTTTAGCAAAACCCTAATTACTGGAAAAGGGATCATAAGGTACAGCAATGGAAAAGGTCCAGCTTCACCTGAAATTCCAGCAGCACCGATTGGTTGGGCTTGGTCGCTGAACCAATTCAAGTCCTTCAGATGGAACCTTACCGCTAGCGCTGCAAGGCCTAATCCTCAGGGAAGTTACCACTACGGTCAGATCAACATTACCCGAACCATTAAGCTCGTTAATTCGGTTAGTAGGAGCAGTGGGAAGCTCCTTTATGGACTCAATGGTGTTTCACATGTTGACCCGGAAACACCCATCAAGCTTGCTGAGTACTTTGAAATCCCTGACAAGGTCTTCAAGTACAATGTCATCTCCGATAACCCTAGCAGCGTCGCAACCACCCTCACCGTGCAACCCAATGTGCTTAACATCACGTACCGCACCTTTGTTGAGATCGTCTTTGAGAACCACGAGAAGAGCATCCAGTCATATCATCTTTGCggctattctttcttctttgtcGC CATAGAGCCAGGGCTGTGGACGCCAGAGAAGAGGAAGAGCTATAACATGCTTGATACGGTGAGCAGGAACACAGTACAGGTGTTCCCAAAGTCATGGGCGGCGATACTGCTGACGTTCGACAACGCGGGAGTATGGAACTTGAGGTCGGAGATAGCTGAGAACCGCTACTTAGGACAACAACTATACATAAGCGTTTTGTCGCCTGAACGTTCTATCAGGGATGAGTTCAACATTCCAAATAATTGCTTGCTTTGTGGCGCCGTCAAGGATTTGCCAAAGCCACCACCATACGCCTAA